A section of the Lathamus discolor isolate bLatDis1 chromosome 6, bLatDis1.hap1, whole genome shotgun sequence genome encodes:
- the DNAL1 gene encoding dynein axonemal light chain 1 isoform X4 has product MVARCGWFRARSPASRCRRRCACAGGCRSIATVAVTVAVAMAKATTIREALAKWEEKNGQKASEAKEVKLYGQIPPVEKMDESLSMLVNCEKLSLSTNCIERIANLSNLKNLRILSLGRNNIKNLNGLEAVRETLEELWISYNFIEKLRGIHVMKKLKVLYMSNNLVKDWAEFVRLAELPLLEDLVFVGNPLQQKFSSDQNSWIEEATKRVPKLKKLDGVVLIKGEEDEEGAN; this is encoded by the exons ATGGTCGCCAGGTGCGGCTGGTTCCGTGCTCGCTCCCCCGCCTCGCGGTGTCGCCGGCGCTGCGCATGCGCGGGAGGCTGCCGCTCCATAGCAACCGTTGCGGTAACGGTAGCAGTGGCGATG gCAAAAGCAACAACTATCAGAGAAGCTCTAGCCAAATGG gaagaaaaaaatggccAGAAGGCTTCAGAGGCAAAGGAGGTGAAGCTGTATGGTCAGATTCCTCCTGTAGAGAAGATGGATGAATCTCTCTCCATGCTTGTTAACTGCGA gaaactATCGCTGTCTACAAATTGCATTGAAAGGATCGCCAACCTGAGCAACCTAA AAAATCTGAGGATTCTGTCTTTGGGAAGAAATAACATAAAGAACTTGAATGGATTG GAGGCAGTTAGAGAGACTTTAGAGGAGCTGTGGATCTCATACAACTTCATCGAGAAACTGAGGGGTATCCATGTAATGAAGAAGCTGAAGGTTCTTTATATGTCAAATAATTTGGTGAAAGACTGGG CAGAGTTTGTGAGACTGGCAGAGCTGCCATTACTAGAGGACCTGGTGTTTGTAGGCAATCCACTACAACAGAAATTCTCCTCTGATCAGAACAGTTGGATTGAAGAAGCAACCAAAAGGGTACCCAAGCTGAAAAAGCTGGATG GTGTCGTACTTATTAAAGgagaagaagatgaagaaggagCAAACTGA